The genomic window CAGATAAATAGTAGTCACATTTTTGCCAATATGCTAGAGTAAGAATAAAAGGTTGAAAGGAGATTTGTATGGTTGATTGGCTGCTGAAGCTAGAACCTTGGCAGCAAGCGTTGACGGGTACAGCGTTTACTTATTTTATGACTGCGCTTGGGGCTGGCTTAGTTTTTTTCTTTAAAGAAATCAAAAAAGATGTACTTAATCTGATGTTAGGATTTGCTTCTGGTGTGATGATCGCTGCCAGTTTTTGGTCTTTGTTAGATCCGGCAATCACAAAAGCAGAAGAAAATGGCGACATTGCTTGGCTTGTCGTTAGTATTGGTTTTGGGCTAGGTGGATTATTCTTATATCTTGCGGACAAAACTTTACCACATATGCATTTTGGTCCAGCACATGAAAAAGAAGGATTACCGACACATTTAAAACGAACGATTTTACTTGTTTTTTCGATTACTTTGCATAATATTCCAGAGGGCTTAGCCGTAGGGGTGGCATTTGGTGCGGCAGCCACTTCGGAGAACCCAACGACTGCGGTGCTGGCAGCGATCTCTGTTGCGCTAGGGATCGGTATTCAAAACTTCCCAGAAGGAGCAGCTGTTTCGATTCCTCTTCGCCAAGAAGGATTGAGTCGGACAAAAGCTTTCGTCTATGGACAAGCATCAGGTGTCGTTGAACCGATTGCAGGAGTCATCGGAGCAATCTTGGTGACGAAAGTTTCGGTCTTGTTGCCGTATGCGTTAGCTTTTGCAGCGGGTGCAATGATTTATGTCGTAGTGGAGGAATTGATTCCAGAAGCGCAACAAACACTTTCCAGTAAACGACACTATGCCGTTTTCGGTGTCATGTCTGGCTTTATTATCATGATGATTTTAGATGTAGCACTCGGATGAAATGATATATCATTTAGTAAAACAAAAAAAGAGGCAGAAAATTTCTGTCTCTTTTTGTTTTTGTTGAAAGGGAATTAGTAGTATTTTCTTTGTTGCGTTGCGCGAGTGATCCAACGGACTAACCAAATCGCAATGGCTGCTGGAATCAATAATTTGATACCTAACCATAGCAAGCTGCTGATTACGCTAACGAATAGGCTGAGGACAAAGCTAGCTACGACTAAACCGATAACCAATAGGATGATCGTTTGGAACGTATTTCTTTTTTGCATGTTGATCGCCTCTTTTCTCTATTTGGTAAACTTCTCACTAGAAGCTTCACTTGTTCTTTTCGATAAAATAAGTATAGCAAGGATTTTTTATGATGACCTCCACCTAGAGGCCGATTTCTACTTGCTACTTTGGTGTGAAAAGGTTGCTTTTTTATCCTTTTTACGAATAAAATGAAGCGAAAGGAGAGGAAAGTCATGCCGAAAAATCGACTAGAAGCCTTTACAGATGCAGTAATCGCCATCATCATGACGATTTTAGTACTGGAGCTACATGAACCACATTCAGATACCTTTCAAGCATTGATGACACTTGCTCCACGCTTTCTTATCTATATCATTAGTTTTTTCACTTTAGGTATTTACTGGAATAACCATCATCACTTGTTTCAAGCCGTTCATAAGGTCAATGGCCGAGTGCTGTGGGTGAATAGCTTTTTTATTTTTTTCCTATCGCTGTTTCCTTTTGTTACATCATGGATCAGCGAATACAGTAACAGCCTTGTCCCTGAAATCACCTATGGCGTGGTGATATTAGGTGCTAATCTCACCTATTACGTGTTAGCACGGACATTAGTGGCCTCAGAAGAAGACGAAAAAGCATCCATCAAAGAGCTGTTCGGTAATTACCGTAAATCATATTTATCGATAGGCTTGAACGTTGTAGGACTGATACTGGGAGTTTTGGTTGCGCCAATTGCTGTACTATTGGTCAATGTCGTGATCTTGATCGCTTGGTTGATCCCAAGTCGTAAAATTGAAGCCTACTATCGTTAACTACCTAGCTAAAACGTACAACAAAAGACATGTAAGAGTGAAAGGCGTAATTCCTCACTCTTACATGTCTTTTGTTGTATAAACGTCGAACTGGTTTATCAGTCATTTGGAGGAAATTTAATAGAAAAATAAGTAAAATACAAAAAAACAATCGAAATTTTAAGGCATACTAGTGGTTAAAGAGGGATGTCGTATGAGAAAAAGGGAAAAATTTTATCCAGCCATCGTGACAAGTGTCATTACCATACTTATTTATGTAGAGCAATCGAGAGGGAGTCTGCTAGTTCTCTTATTGTCAATTTTACTTACGTTAATCGTCACGCTCAAAGGATGATCAGCCATTCAAAGAACATCTACAGTTTTCTGTGGACAAGCAGAGAGAAACGGTAAGTTATCCACTGTGGATAACTTGGTGGGACACTCAAATTTCAGGAATAACAATAACTTTTGTTAGGTTCTGTTATTTTAAATAACGCAAGAGAAAATAAACACATAAACTGGTTAATAATTTATTGGAAACAATGCAAAAAAACAAACTGAAACAAGAGAATGAACGCTCGTTTCAGTTTGTTAACTGGTGTCCATAGATCAATATCAATGTACCCTGGGAGGGTATGAGAAAGATCAATATCAACGTGTGTTGTAAGGATCTCCTTCTGGGGGTACATTATTTTTATAGGCAAAGTAATGATCATTTTTCTTAGCAATGCCAAATGTATCAGAGACATGAATGTTTTGTGGAGAGAATTTTATTGCTGGAATCGAGAACGATTGTTCTTTTGGATCAGTCACTCTGATTTCAAAAGATAGTTCGTCTTCCTCTTCTTTTGTTAGTATGATATGTGGTGTATCATTAAAATTGATTTCTGTAACTTCGTAGATGCCTAAAAAATCGACTGAATCACCAATGCTTTTCAATAACTGCTTTTTTGTTGGAACATATTCCATTTTAATTTCGTCATTTTGGGTCATTTCAGCTTTGGAGGTAACATCTCGAACAGGAGAATTCAAAAAATGAACAAAAGAAAATAAGCCGACACATCCAAATAAACTACTAATGATCAAAATAATTTTCTTCATTTCCTTACTTCTATCCTTTCTAGATTCTCCAACTTATGTGTTTGATTTAAAATCAATAAAACTTTATGTAACAATAAATTTGTATCTTTTTTTGTTATTAAAAATGATTTCTTTCATAGTATAAATTTAAAATACAAAAAAATAAAGTAGATTTCCTAAATTCTTTGCGTAGATGAAAAGCTTTTAATTTTAGATAGTGAAAACTCGCTTGTTTATTACAAATAATGGTGGTTATTATTAATTAACTATAATAATATGATCGTTATTTAATAATTTATAATAAATTCTGCTTGTTTAACCTATGAAAATTGGTGTTATACTAGACAAAGTAAACTCGTTTTGATTTTTCTTTGAAAAAACTCCTTTCACATCCAATAGTTGATCGATTTCTTTGATCTTCATCTAAATAGACAAGACATCCTTAAGGCGAAAACGATTTTTATACACATTTCAAAATAAGGAGGTTTTTTATGGTTAAATCCTATTTTACATTTAACAAAATCCAAGATAATCCATATCGTATCATGAACTTGATGGTGTTGATCTTTCTCGTTTTATGGATTGGCTACATCAATCACAATTTTTTGATATCAAGTTTCTCCTCTCTAGGGATCTTTACATTCTTTTACTACCAGAACATTCCAATGAAGCAATTATTAAAGCGCATGTTTTTGATTGGCTGTGGCTTATTACTGGCATTTACATTAGGGTTGTTGTCTACTTATGTCATCTGGCTTGAACCCTTTGCTGTTGGCGCCGTGGCGTTTTTCAGCCGTTTTATTTTACGTTTGTTTCATATTTCTAAACCCGGAGGCTTATTCTTTGCGATGTTAGCGGCGATGGGTACGAGTATGTCGATTCCGCTTTCCCATTTGCCGACAGCAGCTACTTTTTTCTTCATGGGTGTTGTATTCTCCTTGATTGCCGCATTTCTTACGAAGAAATTGGATTCACGTCCAGAACAGGAAGTGATCAAGGTATCACTGAAGGAACGGTTTCATCAAGAACCTTTAGTGATCATTGATTCGATTTTTTATAGCGCGGCATTGTTTCTTTCAGTCTACGTAAGTCATGGCTTGAATATGAAAAACCCTTATTGGCTGACACTGTCTTGTGCCTCGATTTTATTAGCGGAGAATTTAGATGCCATGAAACATCGACAAGTTCAATATTTGATCGGCTCGATGCTAGGATTATGTTTATCTGCGGTGCTATCATTGATCCCATTTACGCAGCTTGAAACAATAGGTTTGATTACTCTTCTTTATGGCATTTCACAATTTCTAGTCGCTAGAAACTACGCAGTAGCGAATATCTTCTTGAATCCCATGGCCTTGATGCTTTCGACACTGGTCAGGAACACCTATTTGATCTCATTGATCGAGTATCGTTTTATCGGTATCGTCATAGGCAGTTTCATCGGTCTAGGTGTAGCTTGGGTGATGAATATCGGTTTACAACATTATTTAGCAGTTGTCAAAGAAAAATACGAAGCATAAAAAAAGAAAGGCGGTCACGACACTGAGGTCGGATCGCTTTTCTTTTTTTGATTGTTAAAGCTGTTCGCCATTCGTTTCAATCACTTTTTGGTACCAAGCAAAAGAATCTTTTTTCAGACGTTGCAAAGTTCCTTTGCCGGTATTATCTTTATCGACATAGATCATGCCGTAGCGTTTTTCCATTTCACCGCTGCCAAAGCTGACGATATCGATGATTCCCCAAGGCGTATAGCCTAATAAAGGAACACCATCTTCGATCACTGCTTTTTTCATTTGTTCGATATGTTCTTTTAAATAATTGATTCGGTAGTCATCATGGATCTCATTTGAATCCGTCAACTGGTCGTATGCGCCGAAACCATTCTCAACGATAAATAGCGGAAGATCGTAGCGTTGATATACGGTATTCAATACATAGCGCAACCCGACAGGATCAATGGGCCATCCCCAATCAGAAGCAGTGATATAAGGATTTTTAACAAGTTTAGCGGAAGGAATATCTTCTGTTTGATTGCCCTCTACGTCAGGAAGTGTTGTGATCGTTCCCGACATATAGTAGCTAAAACCGATATAGTCAACTGTTCCTTCACGTAAGAGTTGTCGTTCGTTTTCACTGATATCGATCGTGATCCCTTTTTGTTCCCAGTATTTCGTCGTGTAGGTAGGGATTTCGCCACGGACATGAACATCACTGTAGAAGAAGCGACGTTCGTTCGCTTTGACTGAAGCGATCATATCTTCTGGCGCACAAGAATAAGGATAGATTGGGACATAAGCCATCATACAGCCGATCTGAAAATCAGGATTGATCTTTTTCCCTTCGTTGACAGCCCAAGTACTGGCAATCAGTTCGTTGACTCCTGCTTGGAAGACTAACGCTTCTTTATCTTGACCCTCTTCGATGATCATCGCAGAATTGGTCCAAACATGTACTGGTTCTTGCCCATCTGCCTGGTTATTGATTTCATTGAAGGTCATCCAATAAGTGACTTTGTCTTTGTAACGTTCAAAGACACACTTGGCAAATTTTACAAATAAAGGAATAACCGCTTTATTGGTAAAGCCACCGAAATCTTCATAAATGGCATAAGGAATCTCAAAATGAGACAACGTAACGACTGGCTCAATTCCA from Enterococcus sp. DIV1094 includes these protein-coding regions:
- a CDS encoding 6-phospho-beta-glucosidase, which encodes MLRELPKDFLWGGAIAAHQAEGAWNIDGRGPSIADVMTAGGNGIPRKITKGILEGEYYPNHEAIDFYHRYKEDIQLFKELGLKCLRTSISWSRIFPTGQEETPNEQGLKFYDDLFDECLKNGIEPVVTLSHFEIPYAIYEDFGGFTNKAVIPLFVKFAKCVFERYKDKVTYWMTFNEINNQADGQEPVHVWTNSAMIIEEGQDKEALVFQAGVNELIASTWAVNEGKKINPDFQIGCMMAYVPIYPYSCAPEDMIASVKANERRFFYSDVHVRGEIPTYTTKYWEQKGITIDISENERQLLREGTVDYIGFSYYMSGTITTLPDVEGNQTEDIPSAKLVKNPYITASDWGWPIDPVGLRYVLNTVYQRYDLPLFIVENGFGAYDQLTDSNEIHDDYRINYLKEHIEQMKKAVIEDGVPLLGYTPWGIIDIVSFGSGEMEKRYGMIYVDKDNTGKGTLQRLKKDSFAWYQKVIETNGEQL
- a CDS encoding FUSC family protein; protein product: MVKSYFTFNKIQDNPYRIMNLMVLIFLVLWIGYINHNFLISSFSSLGIFTFFYYQNIPMKQLLKRMFLIGCGLLLAFTLGLLSTYVIWLEPFAVGAVAFFSRFILRLFHISKPGGLFFAMLAAMGTSMSIPLSHLPTAATFFFMGVVFSLIAAFLTKKLDSRPEQEVIKVSLKERFHQEPLVIIDSIFYSAALFLSVYVSHGLNMKNPYWLTLSCASILLAENLDAMKHRQVQYLIGSMLGLCLSAVLSLIPFTQLETIGLITLLYGISQFLVARNYAVANIFLNPMALMLSTLVRNTYLISLIEYRFIGIVIGSFIGLGVAWVMNIGLQHYLAVVKEKYEA
- a CDS encoding ZIP family metal transporter; this encodes MVDWLLKLEPWQQALTGTAFTYFMTALGAGLVFFFKEIKKDVLNLMLGFASGVMIAASFWSLLDPAITKAEENGDIAWLVVSIGFGLGGLFLYLADKTLPHMHFGPAHEKEGLPTHLKRTILLVFSITLHNIPEGLAVGVAFGAAATSENPTTAVLAAISVALGIGIQNFPEGAAVSIPLRQEGLSRTKAFVYGQASGVVEPIAGVIGAILVTKVSVLLPYALAFAAGAMIYVVVEELIPEAQQTLSSKRHYAVFGVMSGFIIMMILDVALG
- a CDS encoding TMEM175 family protein, yielding MPKNRLEAFTDAVIAIIMTILVLELHEPHSDTFQALMTLAPRFLIYIISFFTLGIYWNNHHHLFQAVHKVNGRVLWVNSFFIFFLSLFPFVTSWISEYSNSLVPEITYGVVILGANLTYYVLARTLVASEEDEKASIKELFGNYRKSYLSIGLNVVGLILGVLVAPIAVLLVNVVILIAWLIPSRKIEAYYR